The DNA region CAGCGGGCCTGAGGATCTGGGCGCGGCGTCCGACTGGCTGAGTGCACAGCCTGAAGTGAAGGGCCCGCTGGTCCTGTTGGGCTTCAGCATGGGTGGACTGAGCGCGCTCCTGAGCGTCTCCATGCCCGGGGCCCGACCCACCCGCGTCACGCACGTAATCGCCGTCAGTGCCCCCACCGATCTGCGCGCTGTCTATGATGCGTCCACCCTGCGCATTCTGAAACGCTGCTACGACGCGGTTCTGACCCCCGAACAATGGCGCGAGGGCTCGCCGATCACCCATGTCGCTGGCCTGCGGCGGCCGGCCCTGGTGGTCATCGGGACCCACGACCACATCTGTGCGCCGGAGATCGGCCGACAGTACGCCCAGGCCGCCGACTCCCATCTTCTAGAGTACACAGACATGGCGCACGAACCGGACGAGACCCAGTGGGCCGCTATTGTTCGTGAGCTGGTGGCATGGGTCCAGCGAACTGAACACGCCAACACCCCTCGTCCTAGTAGCTTCCCTGTCTGAGTCCATTGACGGGGCCACTATTGGCAGTGTTGGCTCAAGCCCGGGGACAGTCATGCGCTTCATCGGGCTTCCAGCCTGAACTGGAGTGCACGTGGAGGGTCCGACAAGGGGGCTGGGTTGGCGAACAAGATGCGCACGGAAGCAAGGAACGCTAGCTGCGACGCCCGCAATACGCCGCGAACCCTTTCAGGCAAACTGCGCGACGATCTGCTGCAACTCTTCTGCCGCGTCCAGCCCTTTGATCACATAGGCCCTGGCCCCCAAGCCAACCGCCTGTGCCGCCACTTCGCGGTTTGCGAGACCACTCAACACCACCACGGGAGTCCCCGACGCCAGCTCCAGTGCCCGGGCGAGCAACTCCAGACCGTGGCCATCTGGCAGATTCAGATCCAGCACCAGCATTCCGAAGTTCCCACCAGGCCAGCGCCGCGCCGCCTCAGCGAACGTCGGCGCATCGTCCAGCGTCCACTCCAGCCCTATCAATTCTAGCGAGGCCTGCAACAGCAGCACGTCCGCCGGATGGTCCTCGATCAGCAGCACCCGCATCACGCCAACTCCCGGGACAGTCTGACCGGAAGATCAGGCGCAGGAAGTCTCGCCGCGCACATGCGCCCTGAGCCTTCGATCCACCGTGTGCCGCGTTTTAGCAAATTTTCTGAGCGCCCCTGCCCGTGTCCTGGACGATGACCACGTTCCTTGATCGTGTCAGGCACATTGGCCTGGTATCGGAAAACGCAGCTACTGATCAGGACGGACCATACCTGCTGAATACAAGCCCAAAGATCTATTAGACGCTGAAAAGCATCAAAGCTTCCCGGTTTTTCTCCAGGTTTCCGACATTCCGAGTGGATGCGGTTTTCCCGGCCCTCACCCAGCACCTGACACTCCCCTCTCCAGGCATCCAGGTCGAAGGCGTGCTGAACCACCCGTTTCAGACGGAAGCACAACTGCTCGACGTCAGCCGCAGATACGGCTCTGAGACCGCAGGGTGCCCACGTCTTATTCATACCCCAGGGTAGAGAACGTCGGGCGAATCAATACAAAACCTTGTAAAGGCTTCTTAAGCATTGTCTCAACCTGCTTTGACACCCGCCGTGCGAGCGAGTTATGGCTTGCGGATCGGGCATCCTTTCGTGGTTATGGGTCTCGACCGGAAGGAACCACCCGAACGGCCAGCACATACAGGTGGTTGACCAGGTTTTCTAATTGTTCATCCTGCAGATCGTTCGCCTGGAGATGCCCCAGCAGCAGATCGGCCAGCAGACGGTACTCCGATGAGCTCAGCAGGAGTTCAGCTGTTGCCCGTCCTTCCACCATGCTCCCGTGATCGGTCATCCCCTGACCTTAAACTCACGAGAACGGCTCAACTGTAGAAGTTGCTCCGGAGTTCTGCGGCCTACACAGACACGACTATGGGAGCAAAGATGCCTTCTTCAACACAGCATCCTCTGGCGATTGAGTACGGACGGCGATGAAGGAGAAAAAGGCGCTTATAGGGTTTGTATGACTTCGCAGACCGCATTCAAGAGACCGGAACAGAACCCTTGTCCCATTCCATTAAACGTGCCCAGCCATACTGCTCCCTCGTTGTCGAGCTGAACACATGGGGACACCTGTATGGTTTACAGGTGTCCCCAAGGCAACGGCGCCAGAATTGTCAGCCGACTGGAGTATGCGCAGGGTCTTCGCTGCGTGGCTGGGGGCGAACGTTGAAGAGCGGCGCAGTGGTAACCGCGCCGCTCCGACACTTCAAACGTGGGCGGGCACGGCAATGGGCGGGCGTACGGTGACCGGGTCAGACTGAACAGGAGGCTGGAAGCCGCGCAGCCGCAGGGCGTTGCTGAGCACGAAGACGCTGGAGAAGCCCATCGCGGCGGCGGCCAGCACTGGGCTGAGCAGGGTGCCGAACGTAGGGTACAGCACGCCAGCCGCGACGGGAATCAGGACGATGTTGTAAGCGAAGGCCCAGAACAGGTTCAGCTTGATGTTCCGCAAGGTCGCGCGGCTGAGCGCAAAGGCGTTTGGCACGCCACGCAGGTCGCCACCCATCAGGATCACGTCGGCGGTCTCGACGGCCACGTCTGTGCCGGTGCCGATGGCGAGGCCCACATCCGCCTGAGCAAGTGCTGGAGCGTCATTGATGCCGTCCCCGACGAAAGCCACCCTGTTCCCCTTGGTCTGAAGTTCCTTCACAGCGTCGCTCTTACCACTGGGCAGCACCTCGGCCAGCACTTCGTCGATCTCCAGCTGCCGGGCGATGGCGTTTGCGGTCCGCCGGTTGTCCCCGGTGATCATCGCGACCTTCAGTCCCATACGGTGCAGGGCGCTTACAGCGGCCCCGGAGCCTTCCTTGATGGGGTCCGCCACGGCGATCACAGCCGCCAGCTGCCCATCAACAGCGGCGTACAGTGGACTCTTGCCCTCGTCGCCCAGCCGTTCGGCCTGCGCCGCGAAGATGCTAACGTCTAGTCCCAGCCGGGTCATGAACCGGTCGGCGCCCACCTGCACCACGTGACCGTTCACGCGGGCTTCCAGCCCGTAGCCGGGCACGGCTTCGAAGGCTTCTGGCTTGGCAATGTTGATGTTTTCGTTCTTCGCCGCATCCACGATAGCCCGGGCAATCGGGTGCTCACTCTGCTCCTCGGCGGCGGCAACCAGGCTCAGGACATCTGCGCGGTTGAAGCCGTGGGCGGTCACAAGATCTGTCAGTTCCGGCTTGCCTTTGGTCAGGGTACCCGTCTTGTCCAGGGCAACCACCTGTACGGCCTGGAGGCTTTCCAGTGCGCCGCCGCCCTTGAAAAGCACTCCCAGCTCTGCGGCCTTGCCGGTCCCAACCATGATGCTGGTGGGGGTTGCCAGACCCATGGCACAGGGGCAGGCGATGATCAGCACGGCCACCGTCGTGATCAATGCAAAGGAGAGGGCCGCCTGCCCGCCGAAGATCAGCCAGAGCAGGAAGGTCAGCGCGGCGATCCCCAACACGACAGGAACGAAGACGGCGACCACTCGGTCGGCGAGACCCTGGATGGGGGGCTTGCTGCCCTGGGCAGTTTCGACGAGCTTGATGATCTGGGCCAGCGCGGTGTCGGCGCCGATGCGGGTGGCGCGAAAGGTCAGCGCCCCGTTCTGGTTGATGGTGCCGCCCACGACGTCAGCGCCGGGCTGTTTGCTGACTGGAATAGGCTCGCCGGTGATCATGCTCTCGTCGATGAAGCTCGCGCCGGAGACCACCTGGCCGTCGACTGGGATCTTCTCGCCAGGGCGAACCGAAATCAAGTCACCCACCAGCACTTCGTCGGTGGAGAGTTCGAGTTCCTGGCCGCCCCGGACCACGCGGGCGGTCTTGGCCTGCAGTGAGAGGAGCTTCTTCATCGCCTCGCTGGACCGGCCTTTGGCGACGGCCTCAAAGAATTTACCGAGCAGAATCAGCGTGATGACGACGCCGGACGCCTCGTAGTACACGTGTGCCGTGCCCTCCGGAAAGATGCCAGGAGCGACGGTGGCGATGACCGAGTACACAAAGGCGGCCGAGGTGCCGATCATCACCAGAGCGTTCATGTCCGGAGACCTGTGCTTCAGGCTCGTCCAGCCCAGGCGATAGAAACGGCGGCCAGGGCCAAACTGGATGGGCAGTGCCAGGGCGAGCATGACCCAGTTCAGGGCAGCCATCACGCCATCGCCGCCCACGTTCATCAGCCAGTCCTCTGCGCCGGGGACCACCATCGGCACCATGGCCAGCAGCAGCAGCGGAACAGCGAAGACCGTGCTGAATAGCACCTGGCTCCGGAGATGATTGACTTCCCGCTCGCGCGCTTCACGCTCCTGGTCCTCGCGGCCCATGCCAGCCTGTTCTTCAAGGACGTCGTACCCGATTTCCCGAATGACGGCCTTGAGTTGCCCGGGGCTGACGCTGGAGGGCAGGTACTCGATGCTGGCGCGTTCGGTGGCCAGGTTGACTGTAGCATTCAGCACGCCGTCCACTTTCTGAAGGCCCCGCTCCACGCGGCCCACACAGCTGGCGCAGGTCATCCCCTGCACGCCCAGTTCGATATGGCTGACGACAGGCTCGTAGCCGACGTCTTTCACTTTGTCCAGCAGGGTCTGAGGGGTGGTGACCGCCGGGTCATAAGTGACGGTGGCCCGTTCGGTGGCGAGGTTCACATTGGCGCTCTGGACGCCCTCGACTTTCATCAGGCCACGTTCGACCCTGCCGACGCAACTGGCGCAGGTCATGCCCTGTACGCCAAGTTCAATGGTTGTGGTCATCTTCCTTCCTCCCATCCCCCCCAGGGGGATCCCTGATATTCGAAGTTTATATCCAGGGATGGGGGGTTGACAAGGGGGAGTGGGGGAGAGCGTCAAAGCAGATGTTTTCTTTCGAGGATCTTGACACCCTGGGGGGGAGGATATAGCCTGGGCTAGGAGGGAGACCATGAATCAGATCGAACTGAACATCACTGGTATGACCTGCGGCCACTGTCAGACCGGGGTCACTAGAGCCCTCAAAGGCGTTCCCGGAGTCACTGACGCACAAGTGGACCTGAAGAGCGGCAGGGCCATTGTGCACGGTAATGCGGCAGCGCAGCAGCTGATCGAAGCCGTTGTTGAAGAGGGTTTCGGCGCCAGGGTGGCGAACCCGTAATGGCGAAGACGACGGCCGCCGATCAGTTGACCGTGCTGCCTGAGCAGGGGATACACAGCCACACAGATCACCATCTGTGCATGCCCGAGGACAGCCGCAAACGGGCTGCCCGCCGCCTTAAGATCGCGCGCGGACATCTGGACAGCATCGTGACCATGCTCGAAAACCCCGACGCTTACTGTGTGGATGTGCTGCGTCAGCTCAAAGCCGTTCAAGGTGCGTTAGCTGGTGCCGGGGAAGTGGTGCTGCGCGGGCACCTCGAAGCGCACGTCGCGACAGCTGCCACCCGTGGCGACGAGGCCGAAATCGTCGATGAGCTGATGGAAGTCTTCAAATACGTCTGACTCTGCCCACTGAACATGTCTTGGGGGGTGGACCTGCGTCCGTCCCTTTTTACTGTGAGGATCACCATGCCAAACGTCATCCTGTACGCCACGCCCACCTGCCCGGACTGCCACGCCCTGCGGCTGTGGTTCGCCCGATATGGGGTTTCCTTTGAAGAGCGCGACCTGACGGACCCGGCCGTAGCTGATGAAGCGAAAGAGCGGTACGGCGTCCGCGTCGCGCCGATCACTGTCGTGGGCGAGCAATTCTTCTACGGCACCTTTGAGCAGCAGCGGCCAAAAATCGAAGCTCTCCTGACCTGAACGTCCATGGAAGTACAAGGCCCTGCCCTACGGAGCGTGAACAAACCGGTTCGGACGAGTGAATACAAGCAGGGGGTGGAAGATAGAGAGCCGTACCGACACCGTCTTCCCTTGGCTGGCCTCATGTTATTTACAAAGGGATGTTGGAAACCTGCTTTTTGCTCGTGATGGGATGTCCATCCAAAGAACCGCGTCCTGGCTGGCTTTGCTTTGATCTCCTGCCATGTCGTTCCCGCTCCCAATACTGGTGGTCTTTCCCAACCTGCTCTGGATCGTCTGGCCAGAAATCACCCATGGCCTCCAGCCACTTGCTTGCGCTTCCGTGCTAGAACTCTCGTCATCTTTGCCAAAGCCTGCACGGGCACGCTTTACACACCATATAGAGCCTTCACTGCCAGCAGCCTCTGTTCCACATCTGGTGGAGGAGCGAAGCCACCGCCAGAACATTCACTTGGAGGCCTGTACCGGTGCCATGAGCCCGGATGACGGCCCCGGAGATTGAGGGCGGGTGATAACAGACAGCAGGAGAAATGCGGCCCCGGTCAGCGCCGCACACAGCAGAAAGACCGCCTGATACCCGAACGCCTGCGCAAACGCGCCAGAAACGATGCCGGAGAGCACAGCGCCGACACTGTTCGTGTTCGCGTACAACGTCAGCGCAGTGCCTGTACGGTTCGGCATCAACTCCTGAAAGTAGGCCATCCCCAGCGTTGTGGTCACCGCAATCACCGCGGCACGGATCAGCTGTGCAGCTGCCAGCAGCCACACGGAGGGGGCAACCGCCATGACGACGAAGTAGACCATGAATAGGCCCA from Deinococcus humi includes:
- a CDS encoding alpha/beta hydrolase family protein, with the translated sequence MTIPGLTLPPLPDAALVSVPGPAGGLGGYFWRQRGDAPAALLLHGWGQDASAMVHPARQLHAAGWHALSLSQRGWLGSAGCDDYGLSGPEDLGAASDWLSAQPEVKGPLVLLGFSMGGLSALLSVSMPGARPTRVTHVIAVSAPTDLRAVYDASTLRILKRCYDAVLTPEQWREGSPITHVAGLRRPALVVIGTHDHICAPEIGRQYAQAADSHLLEYTDMAHEPDETQWAAIVRELVAWVQRTEHANTPRPSSFPV
- a CDS encoding response regulator, whose translation is MRVLLIEDHPADVLLLQASLELIGLEWTLDDAPTFAEAARRWPGGNFGMLVLDLNLPDGHGLELLARALELASGTPVVVLSGLANREVAAQAVGLGARAYVIKGLDAAEELQQIVAQFA
- a CDS encoding heavy metal translocating P-type ATPase; this translates as MTTTIELGVQGMTCASCVGRVERGLMKVEGVQSANVNLATERATVTYDPAVTTPQTLLDKVKDVGYEPVVSHIELGVQGMTCASCVGRVERGLQKVDGVLNATVNLATERASIEYLPSSVSPGQLKAVIREIGYDVLEEQAGMGREDQEREAREREVNHLRSQVLFSTVFAVPLLLLAMVPMVVPGAEDWLMNVGGDGVMAALNWVMLALALPIQFGPGRRFYRLGWTSLKHRSPDMNALVMIGTSAAFVYSVIATVAPGIFPEGTAHVYYEASGVVITLILLGKFFEAVAKGRSSEAMKKLLSLQAKTARVVRGGQELELSTDEVLVGDLISVRPGEKIPVDGQVVSGASFIDESMITGEPIPVSKQPGADVVGGTINQNGALTFRATRIGADTALAQIIKLVETAQGSKPPIQGLADRVVAVFVPVVLGIAALTFLLWLIFGGQAALSFALITTVAVLIIACPCAMGLATPTSIMVGTGKAAELGVLFKGGGALESLQAVQVVALDKTGTLTKGKPELTDLVTAHGFNRADVLSLVAAAEEQSEHPIARAIVDAAKNENINIAKPEAFEAVPGYGLEARVNGHVVQVGADRFMTRLGLDVSIFAAQAERLGDEGKSPLYAAVDGQLAAVIAVADPIKEGSGAAVSALHRMGLKVAMITGDNRRTANAIARQLEIDEVLAEVLPSGKSDAVKELQTKGNRVAFVGDGINDAPALAQADVGLAIGTGTDVAVETADVILMGGDLRGVPNAFALSRATLRNIKLNLFWAFAYNIVLIPVAAGVLYPTFGTLLSPVLAAAAMGFSSVFVLSNALRLRGFQPPVQSDPVTVRPPIAVPAHV
- a CDS encoding CopZ family metallochaperone, with product MNQIELNITGMTCGHCQTGVTRALKGVPGVTDAQVDLKSGRAIVHGNAAAQQLIEAVVEEGFGARVANP
- a CDS encoding metal-sensitive transcriptional regulator, whose amino-acid sequence is MPEDSRKRAARRLKIARGHLDSIVTMLENPDAYCVDVLRQLKAVQGALAGAGEVVLRGHLEAHVATAATRGDEAEIVDELMEVFKYV
- a CDS encoding glutaredoxin family protein; amino-acid sequence: MPNVILYATPTCPDCHALRLWFARYGVSFEERDLTDPAVADEAKERYGVRVAPITVVGEQFFYGTFEQQRPKIEALLT